In Nostoc sp. UHCC 0926, a single genomic region encodes these proteins:
- a CDS encoding SfnB family sulfur acquisition oxidoreductase encodes MTSVINTEQKAHIIRDDQEAIAIAHELAAEFAKGDSERDQNRRLPAEEVEKFSQSGLWGITVPKEYGGAFVSSATLAEVIKIIAEADSSLGQIPQNHLYMVEAVRLDGTDEQKKFFFDLALQGKRFGNAFSEIGTKSVTDVQTKLEPDGSDFVLNGRKYYSAGALLAHWVPVIASNPDGKTVVAFVERDAPGLTLLDDWTSFGQRTTASGTTIIENVKVKAEHVIPHYLAFERATPMGAIAQIIQAAVDVGIAKAAVRDTIYFVRNHTRPWVDSNLEKGYEDPLTLYNLGNVQIQVHAAEALLRRAGEFIDIANESGLEEPKVVEASIAVAEAKALATEASLLATNKLFELAGTKSTLEQFNYNRHWRNARAHTLHDPVRWKYYAVGNYFLNGVYPPRHPWL; translated from the coding sequence ATGACATCAGTAATTAATACTGAACAGAAGGCGCATATCATTCGGGATGACCAAGAAGCGATCGCGATCGCTCACGAACTAGCAGCTGAGTTTGCCAAGGGAGACTCAGAACGCGACCAAAATCGGCGTCTCCCTGCTGAAGAAGTAGAAAAGTTCTCCCAGAGTGGATTGTGGGGGATTACAGTCCCTAAAGAGTATGGCGGTGCTTTTGTATCGAGTGCCACCCTGGCAGAAGTAATTAAAATCATCGCCGAAGCCGACTCTAGCCTCGGTCAAATTCCCCAAAACCACCTCTATATGGTGGAAGCAGTTCGCCTAGATGGCACAGATGAGCAGAAGAAGTTCTTCTTTGATTTGGCTCTACAAGGCAAGCGGTTCGGTAACGCCTTCTCAGAAATTGGCACTAAGTCTGTTACTGATGTCCAAACAAAATTAGAACCAGATGGTTCTGACTTCGTACTCAATGGACGCAAATACTACTCTGCTGGGGCACTACTGGCACATTGGGTTCCCGTCATTGCCAGCAATCCAGATGGTAAAACAGTGGTGGCATTTGTCGAACGGGATGCCCCAGGATTAACGCTACTTGATGACTGGACGAGCTTCGGACAGCGTACCACTGCTAGCGGCACTACCATTATTGAAAATGTGAAAGTTAAGGCAGAACACGTGATTCCGCACTACTTAGCCTTTGAGAGGGCAACACCAATGGGTGCGATCGCGCAAATCATCCAAGCCGCCGTAGACGTGGGGATTGCCAAAGCCGCAGTCCGTGACACCATCTACTTTGTTCGCAACCATACGCGCCCTTGGGTTGACAGCAATTTAGAAAAAGGATACGAAGACCCCCTGACGCTCTATAACTTAGGCAATGTACAAATTCAGGTTCACGCTGCTGAAGCATTGCTGCGACGTGCGGGTGAATTTATCGATATCGCCAACGAGTCAGGTTTAGAAGAACCCAAGGTAGTTGAAGCATCGATCGCAGTTGCTGAAGCCAAAGCCTTAGCCACCGAAGCATCACTACTAGCTACTAACAAGTTGTTTGAACTAGCAGGTACTAAGTCCACATTGGAGCAATTCAACTACAATCGCCACTGGCGAAATGCCCGCGCTCACACACTCCACGATCCTGTGCGCTGGAAGTACTACGCTGTTGGCAACTACTTCCTCAATGGTGTCTACCCCCCACGCCATCCTTGGCTGTAA